In the Clavelina lepadiformis chromosome 8, kaClaLepa1.1, whole genome shotgun sequence genome, one interval contains:
- the LOC143469052 gene encoding macrophage mannose receptor 1-like, translating to MDEESEKRLNWQDALEFCQVQGADLVSIHSDEEITIITNLVLQQTNYSFVYFWIGLNNLNQVYQWTDGSPVNFTNWDTGEPDHPQGFENCAESQLYYHYPDWNNLNCDMTRNFICKIRKGKNPQPLPTPPQPEGNEDPSACGNSTDGTWIRYQEPDTGDDKCYMFIDNITHGWQYAENDCITKGGHLVAIQSSGENSFVLSRGYQTNAQALWIGLKNDSGNTFHWADGSPYVYTNWSPGEPNNYYDSEGCVTISTYDGLWNDDNCGRKFGYVCEKMMGSTGSKVDPTPQATGNCPAGFSPYGNNCYVTGGGKTNTWDTAREWCKKNSAELVTIGNEYEQSFLNNYLYEKGSTFWIGLSDRYTGVGQFVWIDQSEVVYTNWAPGEPDASYEGCAVISPSNDGYWADADCYGYNQFVCSVRKSTSNPAPPNTQSPIGCKNGYLSSTHEQACYKLMDHAMSWYDARKACQAEGSETDLMSVTNIYDNDLIKSLFWRDVTSGDSMWLGMSFVIQVTSGNGIGSIQFTWTDGEPLMYTNWAVGEPSIDVTASSSGCVLINRDGSWFAVPTTGTGVSCATSLPFVCKQTLGTIPTTPVPGTGTCDPGFFAYGDYCYLISFGTTDATSRSWYESAIECEERGAALASFHNIEEVQAVIDAIGTTPSHNLFIGMSSNEFEIWQWKDGTPADFFNWANYEPNGQNGTKCVEMYPWDGTWNDISCYGIRGYICKKYQGATTSLPRQTTKPSEESTAGSSEAIISSFGQRTTTSETSTTAISASGQPVTVKEPVTGKGITAGAIVGIVIAVLVVMVLITGGVYIFMGSSGKSMPSVSMPSFTMPNFTSSTKSPSSNAETSKEFDNPMALGDGGGYHSVA from the exons ATGGATGAAGAGAGCGAGAAACGTCTGAACTGGCAGGATGCCCTGGAATTCTGCCAAGTTCAAGGAGCTGATCTTGTCTCTATTCACAGCGATGAAGAAATCACCATCATTACGAATCTTGTGCTTCAGCAAACAAACTACTCTTTCGTTTATTTTTGGATCGGGTTGAATAATCTTAATCAAGTCTATCAATGGACAGATG GCTCGCCTGTCAACTTTACAAACTGGGACACAGGAGAACCCGATCACCCTCAAGGTTTTGAGAATTGCGCAGAAAGTCAACTTTACTATCATTACCCAGA ttGGAATAACCTTAATTGTGATATGACCCGTAATTTCATTTGTAAGATCCGGAAAGGCAAAAACCCCCAACCTTTACCCACTCCTCCCCAGCCTGAAGGTAACGAGGACCCATCGGCTTGCGGGAACAGCACAGATGGAACTTGG ATCCGATATCAAGAGCCAGATACCGGCGACGACAAATGCTACATGTTCATCGACAACATAACACACGGCTGGCAGTATGCTGAGAACGACTGTATTACGAAAGGTGGACACTTGGTGGCCATACAGAGCTCTGGCGAAAACAGTTTCGTCTTATCGAGAGGTTATCAGACGAACGCGCAAGCTCTTTGGATTGGATTGAAG AACGATAGCGGAAATACTTTCCACTGGGCAGATGGTTCCCCATATGTTTACACAAATTGGTCGCCCGGAGAACCAAACAACTACTACGACAGCGAAG GTTGCGTCACCATATCAACATACGACGGATTGTGGAATGACGACAATTGCGGTAGAAAGTTCGGGTATGTTTGTGAAAAGATGATGGGATCCACAGGAAGTAAAGTCGATCCAACTCCCCAGGCTACTGGAAACTGTCCAGCAG GTTTTTCACCGTACGGAAACAACTGCTACGTCACTGGAGGTGGCAAGACAAATACATGGGATACTGCGCGGGAATGGTGCAAGAAAAACTCCGCTGAACTCGTTACTATTGGCAACGAATACGAGCAG TCTTTTCTCAACAACTATCTCTACGAGAAAGGATCCACGTTTTGGATTGGTCTGAGTGACCGTTATACCGGCGTCGGCCAGTTTGTGTGGATTGACCAATCAGAAGTCGTCTATACCAACTGGGCTCCTGGCGAACCAGATGCATCTTAC GAAGGATGCGCGGTGATATCACCTAGCAATGATGGTTACTGGGCCGACGCCGACTGTTACGGTTACAACCAGTTCGTTTGTTCCGTGAGGAAATCGACTTCGAACCCGGCCCCTCCTAACACCCAGAGTCCTATAGGATGCAAAAATGGATACTTGTCGTCAACACACGAACAGGCTTGCTATAAACTGATGGATCACGCCATGAGTTGGTACGATGCAAGGAAAGCTTGCCAGGCTGAAG GCTCCGAAACTGATTTGATGAGCGTCACTAATATTTACGACAACGACCTCATCAAAAGTTTGTTCTGGCGTGACGTCACATCCGGAGACAGCATGTGGCTCGGAATGAGCTTTGTAATCCAAGTG ACTTCTGGTAATGGAATTGGCAGTATTCAATTCACTTGGACAGACGGTGAGCCACTCATGTACACTAACTGGGCTGTTGGTGAACCGAGCATTGATGTTACAGCTTCCAGCAGCGGTTGCGTGCTGATTAACCG GGATGGGAGTTGGTTTGCAGTCCCCACCACGGGCACCGGGGTATCTTGCGCTACATCTTTGCCCTTTGTCTGCAAGCAAACACTTGGTACAATTCCAACGACTCCTGTGCCTGGTACCGGTACCTGTGATCCTGGGTTCTTTGCGTACGGCGACTACTGCTACCTCATCAGT TTTGGAACGACTGATGCCACATCGCGTTCTTGGTACGAATCTGCCATCGAATGTGAAGAAAGGGGAGCCGCCCTTGCAAGTTTCCACAATATTGAAGAGGTGCAAGCTGTGATTGACGCAATTGGTACCACCCCATCTCACAATCTATTCATCGGGATGTCTAGCAATGAATTTG AGATCTGGCAGTGGAAAGATGGCACCCCTGCAGACTTCTTCAACTGGGCAAATTACGAACCGAACGGCCAGAATGGAACGAAATGCGTTGAGATGTATCCATGGGATGGAACATGGAACGATATCAGTTGCTACGGAATAAGAGGTTACATCTGTAAAAAGTATCAAG GAGCAACTACCAGTCTTCCGAGGCAAACCACCAAACCATCAGAAGAATCAACAGCTGGATCTTCAGAAGCTATAATCAGTTCTTTCGGCCAACGTACCACGACTTCAGAAACGTCAACAACAGCTATTAGTGCTTCGGGCCAACCGGTCACGGTAAAAGAACCGGTAACTGGCAAAGGTATAACAGCTGGTGCCATTGTTGGAATAGTCATTGCCGTGCTTGTCGTGATGGTTCTTATTACCGGAGGAGTCTACATCTTCATGGGATCGTCCGGTAAGAGTATGCCGAGTGTGAGCATGCCATCCTTCACAATGCCCAACTTCACTTCCTCAACAAAGAGCCCTTCCAGCAATGCCGAGACCTCCAAAGAATTCGACAATCCCATGGCTTTGGGTGAT GGCGGAGGCTATCATTCCGTGGCGTAA